One Streptomyces sp. R28 DNA window includes the following coding sequences:
- a CDS encoding glutathionylspermidine synthase family protein, which produces MERRTTEPRPDWQQTVEEQGLVYPLTRHPDNSLRPYWDESAYYVFSLEEVEALEEVVEELHRMCLTAAEHIVASRRFTDLGITDPRVAEAVAEAWRRRAELPSVYGRFDLHYDGTGPAKLLEYNADTPTSLVEAASPQWFWMEERFPGADQWNSLHERLVAAWKKQSALLPPGSPLYFAYSSADELGEDLMTVAYLKETAEQAGLDTGWISMEEIGWDRLSGRFVDTQLRFIRSCFKLYPWEWLTTDRFADHVLHTLDNGGGTGSTLWIEPAWKMLLSNKALLAILWELYPDHPNLLPAYLDGPRELAGTTGYVAKPLLGREGAGVTIHEPGAEAVVRDEPCCYQQLAPLPAFDGNHVVLGAWVVEDESAGLGIRESSGLITDEYARFLPHVIL; this is translated from the coding sequence ATGGAGCGCCGCACGACCGAGCCCCGCCCCGACTGGCAGCAGACCGTCGAGGAACAGGGGCTCGTCTACCCCCTCACCCGCCATCCCGACAACTCCCTGCGCCCGTACTGGGACGAGAGCGCCTACTACGTCTTCTCCCTGGAGGAGGTCGAGGCGCTGGAGGAGGTCGTCGAGGAACTCCACCGCATGTGCCTGACGGCGGCCGAGCACATCGTCGCCTCCCGCCGCTTCACCGACCTCGGCATCACCGACCCGCGCGTCGCGGAAGCAGTCGCCGAGGCCTGGCGCCGGCGCGCCGAACTCCCCTCCGTCTACGGCCGCTTCGACCTCCACTACGACGGCACCGGCCCGGCGAAGCTCCTGGAGTACAACGCCGACACCCCCACCTCCCTCGTCGAGGCCGCCTCACCCCAGTGGTTCTGGATGGAGGAACGCTTCCCCGGCGCCGACCAGTGGAACTCCCTCCACGAACGTCTCGTCGCCGCCTGGAAGAAGCAGTCCGCCCTGCTCCCGCCCGGCAGCCCCCTCTACTTCGCGTACTCCTCGGCCGACGAACTCGGCGAGGACCTGATGACGGTCGCCTACCTCAAGGAGACCGCGGAACAGGCGGGCCTGGACACCGGCTGGATCTCCATGGAGGAGATCGGCTGGGACCGCCTCTCCGGCCGCTTCGTCGACACCCAACTCCGCTTCATCCGCAGCTGCTTCAAGCTCTACCCATGGGAGTGGCTCACCACCGACCGCTTCGCCGACCACGTCCTGCACACCCTCGACAACGGCGGCGGCACGGGTTCGACGCTGTGGATCGAGCCCGCCTGGAAGATGCTCCTCAGCAACAAGGCCCTCCTGGCCATCCTCTGGGAGCTCTACCCGGACCACCCGAACCTCCTCCCCGCGTACCTCGACGGGCCACGGGAGCTGGCAGGGACCACGGGCTACGTCGCCAAGCCCCTGCTGGGCCGTGAGGGTGCGGGCGTGACGATCCATGAACCCGGCGCCGAGGCGGTCGTCCGCGATGAGCCGTGCTGCTACCAGCAGTTGGCCCCGCTCCCCGCCTTCGACGGCAACCACGTCGTCCTCGGCGCATGGGTCGTCGAGGACGAGTCGGCGGGCCTCGGTATCCGCGAATCGTCCGGCCTGATCACGGACGAGTACGCCCGCTTCCTGCCGCACGTGATCCTTTAA